The Takifugu flavidus isolate HTHZ2018 chromosome 16, ASM371156v2, whole genome shotgun sequence genome contains the following window.
CAGTGTTAAATTACAGCCtgtttaatttttaaagaaaatccatcaaatgttctttaaaaaaagcgATGCACATACCCATTTATCAAGCGGCACCTGCGAAAGTGAGCCAGTACCTTGATAGAGATCTAAACTGAGCTGATCCAAGCTTAGTTTCTCTTCCAAAAAGTTGCCAAGGTACCTATGCAGGAGATATCTGCAGGCCCGCTTCTTGATGGACTCAGAAAAAGGCCAAGGCATCTTAACTTAGAGGGTCTAGAGGCCACGAGAAAAGAAAGGGAGCTCGAAGCTCTGGAAGTGGaatgctgcagctgcttatCAATTAGCGTTATTGTTGTGTCATCCTGTTGACTTCAGGATGTGAAGAACCTGTAAATTCAAGCACCCATTATATTCCAGATTTGAGGGCGTTTGGGAGGATGTGTAAAAACTTAAAGATATATCAGGGAAGTGGTCTTGCTCCAGTTTGCTGCACCTATTGAATGACACACAAAAATTGCACTCTGTAATATGATACGTGAatcattttttgttgttgtatcACAGCCCAAACAAGCCTCCTGAATTCATGCAATGAGTAAATGGTTCCCAAATAACATACAGCATATCGGACAATAAATGGGTATTTCATGTTATTGTTGGTGCAAGAATGCATTGCTCATCTTGTCAAGCAAACGAATGCAAGCTAAATACACTCATGTGGAAACTGTtattaagctaagctaagtcGAGTTAAACAGAACTGTCAGCCACCTCTACGCTTTCCCTCTGCCCAGACAAAGGTACGTTTTTAAGCTAACTAGCTGACCAGCAAGAGGCTAGCAATGCCGACTAACCTACCACTATCACCAagttagcaacattagcattgcCGGCTACCGCCAGGCTGCGTTTGCAGCAGTACATCCTCGCTCATTAGCACGCCAGCTAACACAAAACCCACCGTTTTCCAAGTTATTCTCTCTTTCTTAAGACATATACACAGACAAATGATGACACAGCTACACACCAACGCAGCATGCAAACACCTGCGATCAACGCCGCGAGACAACACTTAAATACATCTCTATACAGCTCGCAAATGACCTTTTAACTGAGTTGTTTACAAACACTTTCATGACTCCGCACCGTCAGAGCCTGCACGCGCCGGGGCGGGATTAACCCGTGACGTCACAACATGGCGGCTTTTTCGCGTGACACACCGGACAGTTAGTGGGTCACCATCTCGTACAAGTAGCCATTTATTCAAACCGCACTTAAACTGGGGGAAAGTGGCTACTcctcttgggatccggctctgGTGAACCAGTCTGTGGTGAACCATTCGGGCTTGGCGTTTGTCTCCGTTTGCTGAAGCTCATTCGTCCGAGCCGCCTCTTCGGGGAGCTCCCGAGCGATCTGGAAGCTTCCGCAGGCAGCAAACGGGTGAGAAAAATAAACGCAGTTATTATttagaaggggggaaaaaaaactaaataaaactaACATTTTTATTCCGAAGCACACGTAAAATGTCCTCATATTTTCATGGGTGCGCTTTAGCCACGTTGTTGATACGATTTTCTGTCTGGAATACGTCTGTATCGTAGTTTATCTAGTTGTTGGGCTAGCATTAACCAAAGTGAACCAGTAGTATTAGCAGTGTTAGCATCGTAGTCTCACACTGTATATTAGTCTAAGTTAAGACAGCACAGAAGTAGGATTGTGGCATTTAGATGTAACACAATCATTAATGCAACACTAAATTGTGTGCTGTAAGCTAACTGCTGAGAATGGGAAGGAAAATTATTTCAATGTAAAAGGGATTATTTGAAGTTAACTGCGCTTAGAATCGTTGAAAAACAGCCATGATTAAtgtcattaataattaattatgATCTATATTTGCTTTTGGGGTAGTAACTGTGGGTATAAAGTATAATGAAGAACATCTTGTACTTCCTTGAAAGTGATTGAAAAGTGCATTTGATTAATATTGttcaacagaaaaaaggagcaCGAAAGAAATAGTTCTTGGTTACCGCATTTTTCCACCCTCGACTGTTGTGTAAAGGCAGCCGGCCAACGTGGTGCCAAAGCAGGATGGCCGATCTCACAACTGGCAAGACGGGATTCCAAACCGCCCAACACTAGGTGGTTTAAAATTGATTCACCAAGGAGGCAAATGGATGGATCAGATTTAGCATTTTTCTGATGCACAGCAAACTCTGCACTTCGACCCTTTATCTCCAGATCTCACAgggtttgtgtgtctttgttacCAGGGGGATGGAGATAGACTGCCAGCCCGAGGAGCCCATCGCCTCTTCATTTGATGAAGACTCCATTGTTCTTGGTGACGTCAAAGACATGAGACTGGAGGCAGAAGCGGTGGTCAATGATGTACTCTTTGCCGTCTCCCAAATGCACGTGTCGCAGAGTCTCAACAGCGCATTAGATGTGGCCTACATTAATGTGGAAACAAGAGAGGGAAACCGGTTTTGTCTGGAGCTTACAGAGGCAGGACTTCGAGTAAGAACAACAGtggttttctcttcttttttttaaaattttattttgcatCTTTATGACACTAATCTCTGCCGATTCTGTCCATCAGGTGGTTGGCTATGCCTTTAATCAAGTAAATGAGGATTTGAACACCCAGTATCACGAGACTGTGTATTCGCTCCTTGACATGCTGAGTCCAGGTTACAGGGAAGCCTTTGGGAATGCCTTGCTTCAACGTTTGGAGAGACTGGGTCAGAACGGACAATGAGAATGGACCAAACTGCTGCAAACCAAGTAGTTAGACTTGAGATTGATGTAGGGGAGTTCACCAAAAATAACCAAGTTCAAATATAAAcctgttcctgtgttgttcctCCAGTTACCCACTCTCCATGACAATAAGACATATAATGATATCCTATTTTAGCCTTGCTCTAACTTCCATAGCATTCCATGAGTCTATAGTGGCTGCTCAGGATTGGTGGTTTGTGCTCTGTGGCAACAGTGTTGACTTAACTTTTGAAAGATCATCCAGCTTCCATCTGTTATTGGAGGGTTTGAGGAACTTGCACCTTTTTATACCCAGTATGTGAGAAAGTAGCAAGTAGTGTGACTGATTCCAATTCCTTGCACTGAAAGCTGTGATCCAAGTGATCAAATCTAGCTGGAATTAAAGCTCCATTCTTCTAGTGCGACACACTGCCTTAAGGACAGGTTTCGGTTAGAAAAGTACAAAAAGGTAGTATCCTTAGTGGTACTTGAGTTTTTGTGGGCTTTTCCTCTGACTTTGAAATGGACGCCCATCTACGATCTACTGTTGGAGGAGTCAGTTGCCAGGCAACGTGCAGTATGGACTTGGCAACGCTGAGTTGCACGTCAAAGTAAGCTCACTCCTAATTCAGGTGTTTCCggttcaacagcaacaatcGTGGGTTGTTTTCATTGAAGATGAAACTGTTGAACCGTTTCCCACTTTAAAACTGCTCGTGTGACTTCTGCTGAACTCTGCTGTGACTAATAAAGTCAAATGTGTCAAaggcttttcttttcatctcaAGAGTGCACATGATCAAATGTAAGACGTTTGAGCCTGTGTTCAACCTTACAAGGATGTTAATATCAGGTTTTATAAGAAAGTTTTTGATAACACCTGCAATTTAAGTACATAATTAGATTTCTTTATTAGAACTTACATTTTCATCAATTCCATGTTTTATTGCAGTGTAAGAAATGGAAGTAGTACAAGTTTTAAACAACCTTGTGTGACTACACAGCAGCCAGTAAGACATTTGTAATGAAGCGGAATGACTGACAAACATTCACGCGTTAATCCACAACTCAAAGCTGTCAGGCTGCAGCCGTCACTTCAGCTGGATTCTTGGATGTGGTGTGCAGCAAGACCTAGTCAACTAGTCACAGACACACCTTAAAATCAGTTTGGATTAAGgaataaaataagatttttaCACTCTGTTGCATTTACTCAGTTGAATCCCTTTaaaaagaagctgaagctgTTGATACGGTTGCTCATTTAGCCAACGATCTGAACTGGAAACCTGATGCAGAACAAGTCCTTCTGGCTGTCATCTTTCAGTTCCCATTCGACGACCAGCTTAATCTAAAAAGAGGACACATGAGTGTGAGCAAAGTGTGCTTTACAAAGTTCGTGTCTAGAAATGGGTATGAAAAAGAGGAAGTAGTGCACATCTGTTAGCACCCTGTGATGTGATTGAATCACAACATTTGTCTTAATTTAGAGTCAGCGTCCAGTGGTGGAATGTGGGCTATTAGATGACTGCTACTCTTAACAGCTCAGTTATCAGCAGATATAAGGAAGAAAAGGGAACACACAATGGTAGATTTCAAATGTTTGAACTATGTGCTCAATCTGCTAACCTGTTCCACCCATGGAATTTGATTAGGTCACACACAGAATCAAGGGATTGTTGCAATTGTTGCTTACAGCTGGATACTCCGTCTTCACTGGCAGAGAGTTGACATAATGGTAGCTCTGCTGGACGTGGATGGGACACTTGATTCCAGACTTGCAGCCATCCTCCAAAGGAATGGGGAAGGGTATGGGGATTCCAGCTACAATACCATGAACCACTGCCTTACTCTTCTGGCTCTCCACGGCTACAAAAGGGATCAACCGTTAACACATGGTGCACATTTAAATTGGGACTAGGGTGTGATTTTCCTAAAAAGTTGCACTTACTACTGCTGAAAGTTACATTGACACTGTAGGACTGCCCTTTATGTAGCTGGCATGGCTGAGTGGGACACGGAACAATGTCAACGTCAGCTACTTTGCCAGAAGTAGaccctgaagaagaaaagagaagctgtAAAATGTAATAAGTACAGGCACATTTTCTCTCCAACTGGTTAGTACTGGTTAGGCTGGTGGTGATTGGCAACTAAAGATTGGATGCGTTGAGAAATTCCTATAACTCATGTTGCAGAGAAAAAGGCATCATTGCCCCTGTGACCAAGTAAAACAGGAAGGTGCATTTTGGTTGCATTAGCGTTATCTTGTAAAGTCCATGTGCAACCTACTGACACAGGCGCCACTTGCACAATATTTTACTTTACAATATTTTACTGCCCATACTTTACAGGGATCTGATTTGATTGTTATTTCCGTTTACTGGGGTGACGTTTTTAATCGAGAACGGAAAAGCACTAAATTAAGCACAAGATGTTCATGTTCAATCACGTTTTGGTATTTTTTGCACATGTAAATTATTTTATTGTGACAAACTCGATGAACAGTTTCAGAGGGGAAACTTACCGCAATCTGCGAATTTCACTGGCTCGGCACAGGTGAATCCtattaaacacaacaaaacgACCAAACCACTCCGGACGTCCATTATTCTATATTTTCTGACGTATTGATCTGCAAATGAAGAAAGTAAACACCAACACGTAAAACATTAAACGACCTTAACTTATAATAGTGCTTGACGTgattcattatttcattttttcgCCAACTAATGAGAATTTAAAAGTGATTAGAAGAGTGACAGGGGAAAGTAAATCATCGTTACTTACCGGATACTGtggcaaaaagaaaaggttttctAAATTATGCTGTGTACTGAAATTTAAAGACTGGACAGTCTGTACCCTGAGAGCTATTTTATATGATGAGTCTGAACCAGCGCCGCCCTGACTTTATTTCCGTAGATCACGAGATCGACGTAAACCTTTTTATAGTGGATCCTTCACCCTAAATCTTGTCTGTCAGGAATACCTCGAAAGAAACTGTCCTtctcaaaaatgtaaaataatttcCTAGCTATAATTATAATGACACAATTAATAAATTCAAAATCGAATGTAATTATTTGCTTTGTTTGACTTGTTTCGACGGGGTTTAATGC
Protein-coding sequences here:
- the gskip gene encoding GSK3-beta interaction protein, encoding MEIDCQPEEPIASSFDEDSIVLGDVKDMRLEAEAVVNDVLFAVSQMHVSQSLNSALDVAYINVETREGNRFCLELTEAGLRVVGYAFNQVNEDLNTQYHETVYSLLDMLSPGYREAFGNALLQRLERLGQNGQ
- the LOC130540235 gene encoding NPC intracellular cholesterol transporter 2-like, with translation MDVRSGLVVLLCLIGFTCAEPVKFADCGSTSGKVADVDIVPCPTQPCQLHKGQSYSVNVTFSSTVESQKSKAVVHGIVAGIPIPFPIPLEDGCKSGIKCPIHVQQSYHYVNSLPVKTEYPAIKLVVEWELKDDSQKDLFCIRFPVQIVG